A stretch of Chitinophaga caeni DNA encodes these proteins:
- a CDS encoding DUF3408 domain-containing protein, translated as MENENKKKPNAPIDEAYLMSIMAGETKKPQQAVAPQEPTKETPTEKPVAKERTRQKRAFDAGYGERFLNSHTMTRRGDKSIYIRQEYHERLSRIVQVIGEDKIPLYAYLDNILEHHFEQFEKAITDDFNNKFKPIF; from the coding sequence ATGGAGAATGAAAACAAGAAAAAGCCGAATGCTCCGATTGACGAGGCATATCTCATGTCCATCATGGCGGGCGAAACAAAGAAGCCCCAACAGGCGGTAGCACCGCAAGAGCCGACAAAGGAAACGCCAACGGAAAAGCCCGTAGCCAAAGAACGTACCCGACAAAAAAGGGCTTTCGATGCGGGCTATGGCGAGCGGTTTCTCAACAGCCATACCATGACACGCCGAGGCGATAAGAGCATCTACATCCGGCAGGAATATCACGAACGGCTTTCCCGTATCGTGCAGGTTATCGGCGAGGATAAAATACCTCTGTACGCCTATTTGGACAATATTCTCGAACATCATTTTGAACAGTTCGAGAAAGCCATCACCG